The Planctomycetota bacterium DNA segment TCCACGAGCACGGCGCCCGGCGTTGCACGGACCAGGTCGACGACCTTCGCCAGGACCTGGTCGGCGAAGATGCGGTCGTTGGTGGCCAGGGTGATGCCAAGCACGGCCTGCTGGTGCCGGTCGAGCGAATCGACCTCGCTGGCGGAGACGTTGAAGCGGTTGCGGATGCGGTCGCGGAGGCTCTTGACGATACGGCGTTTGTCCTTGAGGCTCTGCGCGTCGCGGATCATCAGGCGAAGTTGCAGGATGCCGACGACCATAGGTTAGTTCCACGACGCCATCTTACCGCAAAGAACGCAAAGAGCGCAAAGGACGGATCGGGGGGCAACAGCAAGACCAAAAAGCAAACCCCGGCGATGTTAAAAGTCGTTTGGCCGTTCCTCGCATCTTCTCTTTGCGTGCTTTGCGCCCTTTGCGGTTAGAGCGCCTCTGCGGTGAAAAACACGGCAGCGTTAGGCCTGCCCCAGCGTCCGCTTCACCGTGACGGTTTCGAAGGCCTCCAGCCGGTCGCCGACCTTGACGTCGTTGTAAGCGGCCAAATGGATGCCGCATTCCTGTCCGCTGCGGACTTCGCGGACGTCGTCCTTGACACGTCGGAGCGAATCGATGCCGCCCACGTGGACCACCAGGCCGTCGCGGATGACGCGCAGCCGGGCGTTGCGCGCGATGGCGCCGTCGGTCACGCGGCAGCCGGCGATGGTGCCGGCGCGGCTGACCTTGAAGACCTCCAGGACCTGGGCCTCGCCCAGACGCCGCTCCTCTTTCTGCGGCGTCAGGAGCCCTTCGAGCGCGTTGCGGATGTCCTCGGTGATGCGGTAGATGATGTTGTAGTGGCGGATGTCCACGCCGCGCTCCTCCGCCAGCGTCCGGGCCCCCGCGTCGGGGACGGCGTTGAAGCCGAGGATGATGGCGTTGGAGGCGTCGGCCAGGAGGACGTCGCTTTCGTTGACGCCGCCCACCGCCGCGTGCAGCACGCGGACCCGGACCTCGGGGTGCTCGATCTTTTCGAGGTTTTCGCGGATGGCCTCGACGGAGCCCTGGACGTCGGCCTTGAGAATGATGGGCAGTTCCTTGACTTCCTCGGCGGTCATCCGTTCGAAGACGGCTTCGAGGGTCCTCGGTTGGCGGGCGGCCACCAGCGTGCTCTGGCGCGAGTCCCGCTCGCGTTCTTCGGCGATCTCTATCGCCTGGGCGAGGTCCCCCAGGACGTAGAACCGCTCGCCGGCCTCCGGGGCGGCCGACAGGCCCGCGACGCGGACGGGGACCGTCGGCGAGGCCTCTCGCAGATGGCGTCCGGTTTCGTCCTTCAGGGCGCGTACGCGGCCGTAGGCCGTCCCCGCCAGGACGACGTCGCCCGCGCGGAGCGTTCCGTTCTGCACGAGGAGGGTGGCGACGGGTCCGAGGCCTTCGGTGAGTTCGGCCTCGATGACGGTGCCGATCGCATCGCTCTGGGGGTTGGCCTTGAGTTCCAGCAGTTCCGCTTCCAGGAGGAGGGACTCGAGGAGCGAGTCGATGTTTTCACCGGTGACGGCGCTGGTGTTGACGCAGATGGTTTTGCCGCCCCATTCCTCGGCCACCAGTTCGAACTGCGTCAGTTGCTGCTTGACGCGTTGGGGGTTGGCCTGGGGGAGGTCGCACTTGTTGATGGCGACGACGATGGGGACGCCGGCCGCCTTCGCGTGGTTGATGGCTTCCTCGGTTTGCGGCATGACGCCGTCGTCGCCCGCGATGACCAGCACCACGATGTCGGTGACCTGGGCGCCGCGGGCGCGCATCGCCGTGAACGCCGCGTGGCCGGGCGTATCGAGGAACGTGACCCATCGCTCGCCCGCGTCGCCGCGAGGCGTGCCGACGGGGACGCGGTAGGCCCCGATGTGCTGCGTGATGCCGCCCGCCTCGCCTTCGACGACGCGCGTCTTGCGGATATAGTCCATGAGGCTCGTCTTGCCGTGGTCCACGTGGCCGAGGAACGTGACGACGGGCGGCCTCGGCACGAGGAGCGACTCGTCGTCCTGGCGGGACTCGAGTTCGGCGATGGCTTCCTCGGGGGCGCGCTGGCGGTGAATCGAGAGTTCCACCTCGAGGCTGAGGGCGATTTCCTGGGCCGTCGCCTCCGGCAGCGCGTCGTTCACCGTCGCCAGGACGCCCTGGTCCATCAGTCGGCGGATGATGTCGCTCGCCTTGATCCCCAGCGCCGCCGACAGGCTTCGGACCGTAATCGGCAGTTCCACGTCGGCCTGGCGCGGGCCTTCGGTGGCGGCGGGCCGCAGGGGAGGCGCCGGCCGACGGACCCTGGGCGCGAGCGGCCGGCCGCTCGCACCGACGCGGATGCGTTCGCTGACGATCTGGCCCGTGTCGCCGCCGCCGGTGAAAACCTGGTCGAGGATTTCCTGGTCCTCGCGCTGGCGTAGGCGTTCGTGTCGGCGGAAGGCCTGAGCGCGCCGCCGGCCGGCCGCTTCCTCTTCTTCGGTTTCTTTCCGGGCGCCGCGGCGGTGCCCTTTGACGGGGGCGACGACCTCTTCGACTTCCGCGACCGCCGGGGCCTCGGCGGCCTCGGCCGGTCGGCGCTTCGGTCTCTTGGAAGGACGGACGGGGATCCCGGGTTTCTGGGCCGGCGTCGCGCCGATGCCGACCGCCTGCGGATGCGGTGCGGGCGGAGCGACCGTGCCGGCCGCCGGGGCGCCGGGCGCCGGCCTGGGGGCCAGTTTCGGCCTCGGCGCGAGTTTCGGCCTGGGGGCCAGTTTCGGCCTCGGGGCCTTTCGCACCCGGGCGACGCGTTCCGTCGTCTCGCGGGCGGTCTCCGCCGCCCGAGCCTCCTCCGACTCTGGACGCTGCGCGGGCGCTTCGGCCGCGGCCGGCGTCTCGGGCGGCGCGGCCTCGGCGACGGCGGGCGCTCCGGCGGGCGCGGCCGGCTCGGGCTGCGGCGCCTCTTCTTCCTGGACGGCCTCGGGCGGCGTCTCGGCGACGCTTACCGGCGGGGGGCTCGGCGGCGTCAGTTTGATGCCTTCGGCCTGGGGTTTGCGGGCGTGGCGCGTCGGCAGCGAGATCCGAAGGCTGCGAGCCCGCGCCAGTTGTTCGTCGGGCGTGAGGCTTGGCGGCTCGGGCTTGGCGGCCTCGGGCGCTAGGACCCGGACTTCCGTTTGGGGCGCGTCGCCCTGGCGGGGCGCCAGGCGCGCGCGGATCCGGTCCGCCTCGTCGTCCTCGATGGTGCTGGAGTGTGATTTGACGTCGAGGCCGGCTTCCCGGCAGACGGCGAGGATCTCTTTAGTGGGCATGTCGAACTCGTGGGCGAGTTCGTAGATGCGTACCGGCAAGATTCGGCTCCCGTTCCCCTGGCTCTCTTAGACGTCGGCCCCCTTGTCGTCGTCAGGCGTCGTCTGGACGGCCTGTTCACCGGTCGCGTCGGCCTCGGCCTGAGGGGTTTCCGTGGCCGTCGGGGCGTCCGGTGGGGTTTCGGCGTCGGCAATCGTCTCGGCCGAGTCGGCAACCTCAGCGGGGGTTTCTTCGGGTTCTTCGGCGGCGGCGTCGGCTTCGGGGAGTTCCGTGGTCGCCGGGGCGTCCGGTGCCGTTTCGGCGTCGGCAATCGTCTCGGCCGAGTCGGCAACCTCGGCGGGGGTTTCGGCCGCGAGTTTCGCCTCTGCGGCGGCGGTTTCGGCCGCGAGTTTCGCCTCTGCGGCGGCGCGGATTTCGAGCGTCGCGACCAGGGCGGCGGTCTGTACGATGATCCGCTGGACCTGTTCGGGCTCGACGCGCAGCAGGCGGGAGAGGGTTTCGGCGCCCACCTCCGCGACGTCGGCCAGGCTGATGTACCCCGCCGCCACCAGTTCGTTCGCCAGTTCCGCTCCGACGGCCTCGAGGCTCACGAGTTGTTCGTAGGCCGCCGCGCGCTGCTGCTCGTACTCCGCCGGCGTCATGATGTCGATGTTCCAGCCGGTGATGCGGGCGGCGAGGCGGACGTTCTGCCCCTTTTTGCCGATCGCCAGGCTCAACTGGTCGTCCGCCGCGAGCACGGTCGCCCGGTTGATGTCGCGGTTCAG contains these protein-coding regions:
- the infB gene encoding translation initiation factor IF-2 — its product is MPVRIYELAHEFDMPTKEILAVCREAGLDVKSHSSTIEDDEADRIRARLAPRQGDAPQTEVRVLAPEAAKPEPPSLTPDEQLARARSLRISLPTRHARKPQAEGIKLTPPSPPPVSVAETPPEAVQEEEAPQPEPAAPAGAPAVAEAAPPETPAAAEAPAQRPESEEARAAETARETTERVARVRKAPRPKLAPRPKLAPRPKLAPRPAPGAPAAGTVAPPAPHPQAVGIGATPAQKPGIPVRPSKRPKRRPAEAAEAPAVAEVEEVVAPVKGHRRGARKETEEEEAAGRRRAQAFRRHERLRQREDQEILDQVFTGGGDTGQIVSERIRVGASGRPLAPRVRRPAPPLRPAATEGPRQADVELPITVRSLSAALGIKASDIIRRLMDQGVLATVNDALPEATAQEIALSLEVELSIHRQRAPEEAIAELESRQDDESLLVPRPPVVTFLGHVDHGKTSLMDYIRKTRVVEGEAGGITQHIGAYRVPVGTPRGDAGERWVTFLDTPGHAAFTAMRARGAQVTDIVVLVIAGDDGVMPQTEEAINHAKAAGVPIVVAINKCDLPQANPQRVKQQLTQFELVAEEWGGKTICVNTSAVTGENIDSLLESLLLEAELLELKANPQSDAIGTVIEAELTEGLGPVATLLVQNGTLRAGDVVLAGTAYGRVRALKDETGRHLREASPTVPVRVAGLSAAPEAGERFYVLGDLAQAIEIAEERERDSRQSTLVAARQPRTLEAVFERMTAEEVKELPIILKADVQGSVEAIRENLEKIEHPEVRVRVLHAAVGGVNESDVLLADASNAIILGFNAVPDAGARTLAEERGVDIRHYNIIYRITEDIRNALEGLLTPQKEERRLGEAQVLEVFKVSRAGTIAGCRVTDGAIARNARLRVIRDGLVVHVGGIDSLRRVKDDVREVRSGQECGIHLAAYNDVKVGDRLEAFETVTVKRTLGQA
- a CDS encoding DUF503 domain-containing protein, with translation MVVGILQLRLMIRDAQSLKDKRRIVKSLRDRIRNRFNVSASEVDSLDRHQQAVLGITLATNDRIFADQVLAKVVDLVRATPGAVLV